The following coding sequences are from one Salvia hispanica cultivar TCC Black 2014 chromosome 3, UniMelb_Shisp_WGS_1.0, whole genome shotgun sequence window:
- the LOC125215654 gene encoding chorismate mutase 2 has product MGEMEEGSLVNLEAVRSSLVRQEDTIIFSLIERSKYPINSRLYDPINSLLHFFIKQSEAVQAKAGRYISPEENAFFPDSLPPPMLPPPKHKPVLHPSGASININEKIFDHYLKTLIPLVAAEGSDDGNYATTAASDLACLQALSRRIHFGKFVAEVKFRDSPQDYTPAILAKDREGLMALLTFESVEEAIKKRVEKKAMVFGQDVENPESGNYKVKPAVVAQLYGEWVMPLTKFVQVEYLLRRLD; this is encoded by the exons ATGGGTGAAATGGAAGAAGGTAGCTTGGTGAATCTGGAAGCAGTGAGGAGTAGTCTGGTGAGGCAGGAAGACACCATCATCTTCTCTCTCATTGAGCGCTCCAAATATCCAATCAACTCACGCTTGTACGATCCAATCAATTCACTGTTGCACTTCTTCATCAAACAATCCGAAGCTGTTCAAGCTAAG GCTGGTCGTTACATATCACCGGAAGAAAACGCGTTCTTCCCAGATAGTTTGCCTCCTCCTATGCTGCCTCCTCCTAAACACAAACCT gTCTTGCATCCCTCGGGAGCTTCCATCAACATAAACGAAAAGATCTTCGATCACTACCTCAAGACGCTGATCCCTCTCGTTGCTGCTGAGGGCAGCGACGACGGGAACTACGCCACCACTGCAGCCAGTGATCTAGCATGCTTGCAG GCTCTTTCGAGAAGGATTCATTTTGGGAAATTCGTGGCTGAGGTGAAATTCAGAGACTCCCCTCAAGACTATACACCGGCTATACTTGCTAAG GACAGGGAAGGTTTGATGGCGTTATTGACGTTTGAGAGCGTGGAAGAGGCGATCAAGAAGCGCGTGGAGAAGAAGGCGATGGTGTTTGGGCAGGATGTGGAGAATCCGGAAAGTGGCAACTATAAGGTTAAACCTGCAGTGGTTGCTCAACTCTATGGGGAGTGGGTGATGCCTTTGACTAAATTTGTTCAAGTCGAGTACCTTCTTCGTCGTCTCGATTGA
- the LOC125210176 gene encoding formin-like protein 18 codes for MALFRKFFYRKPPEGLLEISERVYVFDCCFTTNVLGGDEYEAYIGRIADQLREYFPDSSFIVFSFGDGDYQIEISSVLAQHGITVVDYPSQNASCPVLTVEMIHHFLRSSESWLCIGQRNVLLMHCQSGAYPVLAFMLSAFLIYRKQYSVEKKTLDMVYKQAPHEALHTLSPIDPLPSQLRYLQYVSRRNIGTRWPPLDRALTLDCVILRAIPNMDGKGGCHPIFRLYGPDPFMAADPNTKILEPSQGTVVHHPQQLGLQLC; via the exons ATGGCTCTTTTCCGCAAATTTTTCTACCGGAAGCCGCCGGAAGGCCTCTTGGAGATCTCTGAAAGGGTTTATG TGTTTGATTGCTGCTTCACTACGAATGTTTTGGGTGGGGACGAGTATGAGGCGTATATAGGGCGTATCGCGGATCAGCTACGCGAGTACTTCCCCGATTCTTCGTTCATAGTGTTTAGTTTTGGGGATGGGGATTACCAGATAGAGATCAGTAGTGTTCTAGCTcagcatggcataacagtggTTGATTACCCCAGCCAGAATGCGAGCTGCCCGGTTCTCACGGTTGAGATGATCCACCACTTCCTCAGGTCGAGTGAGAGCTGGCTCTGCATCGGGCAGAGGAACGTGCTCTTGATGCATTGCCAGAGTGGCGCCTACCCGGTGCTCGCCTTCATGCTATCAGCGTTCTTGATATATAGGAAGCAGTACAGCGTGGAGAAGAAGACGTTGGATATGGTATACAAGCAAGCCCCTCACGAGGCTTTGCACACGCTCTCGCCTATCGACCCGTTGCCTTCACAGTTGAGGTATCTGCAGTATGTGTCCAGGAGGAATATAGGCACCCGTTGGCCCCCCTTGGACAGGGCTCTCACGTTGGACTGTGTCATTCTTCGAGCCATTCCCAATATGGACGGAAAGGGCGGTTGCCATCCTATTTTTAGGTTATATGGACCGGATCCGTTCATGGCTGCTGATCCTAACACCAAGATCCTGGAGCCCTCACAAGGTACCGTAGTGCACCACCCTCAGCAGTTGGGATTACAGCTCTGCTAG
- the LOC125216947 gene encoding formin-like protein 17 — protein METSISAATPSLVKSGSGAAAAVAPPPPPPPPLQSSPRVSPSPPPPPPLPPTVVTAEPPLLPSVPSPPPPPPSSSPKTIPPPPMGATPPPPPPPQKQKEVPATSHKGVPPPPAPSKLGPSSSLLSSSAAVIGGKKLARGGAKALAKRSSLKPYHWLKLTRAMQGSLWAETQKPEEASQAPELDLSELESLFSATIPNSDGRKVNMRGSTAKSDKVHLIELRRAYNCEIMLTKVKIPVSDLMNSVLALDDSALDADQVENLIKFCPTKEEIELLKNYKGDMENLGKCEQFFMELMKVPRVEAKLRVFSFKIQFSSQISDLRQSLNIVNSISKEVKNSVKLKRIMQTILSLGNALNQGTARGSAVGFRLDSLPKLAETRARNNKLTLIHYLCKVIAEKLPEVLDFHKDLEDLEAATKIQLKYLAEEMQAITKGHEKVVQELTASQNDGAVSEVFCTILNNFLVTVEAEVRSLAALYSGVGRNADSLAQYFGEDPARCPFEQVVSTLLNFVRMFQKAHEENCKQLEFEKKKKAQEEAENQMPKANASSKELGNENGVATPPKLK, from the exons ATGGAAACTTCTATCTCAGCAGCCACTCCGAGTTTAGTGAAATCGGGATCAggagctgctgctgctgttgctccccctcctcctcctccaccaccattGCAGTCTAGTCCTCGTGTATCTCCTTCCCCACCGCCTCCTCCCCCTCTGCCTCCTACTGTAGTAACAGCCGAGCCTCCACTGTTGCCATCAGTACCTTCCCCTCCCCCTCCGCCCCCATCCTCGTCTCCTAAAACAATCCCTCCTCCTCCAATGGGGGCGACCccacctccaccacctccacctcaAAAACAGAAGGAAGTGCCGGCTACAAGCCATAAAGGTGTTCCACCTCCACCAGCTCCATCGAAACTTGGACCTTCTTCATCGCTGCTTTCATCTTCCGCAGCTGTAATTGGTGGAAAGAAGCTTGCAAGGGGTGGTGCAAAAGCCCTGGCTAAAAGGTCATCCCTCAAACCATATCACTGGTTGAAGCTAACAAGGGCTATGCAGGGCAGCCTATGGGCTGAGACACAAAAGCCCGAGGAGGCTTCACA AGCCCCTGAGTTAGACTTGAGTGAACTCGAGAGTCTTTTTTCAGCTACTATTCCAAATTCAGATGGTCGGAAAGTAAACATGCGTGGCTCAACTGCTAAATCTGATAAAGTCCATCTG ATTGAGCTCCGTAGAGCGTACAACTGTGAAATCATGCTGACAAAAGTTAAAATTCCTGTGTCTGATTTGATG AATTCAGTCCTTGCATTAGATGACTCAGCACTGGATGCTGATCAAGtcgaaaatctcataaaaTTTTGTCCAACCAAGGAAGAAATAGAACTCCTCAAG AATTACAAAGGTGACATGGAGAATCTTGGCAAGTGCGAGCAG TTTTTCATGGAGTTGATGAAAGTCCCACGGGTTGAGGCCAAGCTAAGAGTTTTCTCGTTTAAAATTCAGTTTTCGTCCCAG ATATCAGATTTGAGACAAAGCTTAAACATTGTGAATTCTATATCTAAAGAG GTCAAGAATTCTGTGAAACTTAAAAGGATCATGCAAACTATTCTTTCATTGGGTAATGCATTAAATCAGGGAACTGCACGAG GTTCTGCAGTTGGATTCCGCTTGGATAGCCTTCCAAAACTCGCTGAAACTAGAGCTCGAAACAACAAGCTGACACTTATTCATTATCTCTGCAAG GTGATTGCCGAAAAGTTGCCAGAAGTGTTAGATTTTCATAAAGACCTAGAAGATTTAGAGGCTGCAACGAAG ATTCAACTCAAGTACTTGGCAGAGGAAATGCAAGCCATTACCAAAGGGCATGAAAAAGTCGTACAGGAGCTTACTGCTTCTCAAAATGATGGAGCTGTATCAGAGGTCTTCTGCACG ATTTTGAACAACTTTTTGGTCACTGTTGAAGCTGAAGTAAGATCTCTAGCTGCACTTTATTCCGGAGTG GGAAGGAATGCAGATTCATTGGCTCAATATTTTGGAGAAGATCCGGCACGTTGCCCATTCGAGCAAG TTGTGTCAACTTTGCTCAACTTTGTGAGGATGTTTCAAAAGGCTCACGAGGAGAACTGCAAGCAACTGGAGTtcgagaagaagaagaaggcgcAGGAGGAAGCGGAGAATCAGATGCCTAAAGCAAATGCTTCAAGCAAGGAGCTGGGAAATGAGAATGGTGTTGCAACTCCACCAAAACTTAAATGA